Within Quercus lobata isolate SW786 chromosome 5, ValleyOak3.0 Primary Assembly, whole genome shotgun sequence, the genomic segment TATAATCCAATACTTCTGAACAACACCCAGATGTCaagttaaaattattttatactagAAACAGTTTCATGAAGTTTCTTAACTTTTACAATGCAAGAGAACTCTTTCatcttaaaatatttatgttttgaaaggTGGATAAAAGGATGAATTGTGAATGAGAACTTTTTAGTTATTGTTCCCTATTTGTTAGAATGTTGTTCTACTTGACTAGATTTTTTGTTCCTTAGCTTGATTAGTCATGCTTTATCCTCCTGCATGGGTGCTACGTGTAACTAAAATGCTCTATTTAGATCATTGTgaagtgagaaagaaaatacaaaaaatccgTAGATGACAAGTTTGTATAACATTGTGCTTTTGCAGATAGGGATAGTTGGGGCAGGCTTGAaaatgcagagagagagagaacttgtGCTTCTCCGCCAAGGTTACAACTTACAAAGACGTGGCTGTGCTTAAAGCTTGGTAAACGAATTTGTTTTGCTTATacaaactctttttttgttttaaagtaTGAGATAAGAGTAGGCTACCAACCTTACATTTAACTTCCTTTCCAACTTCCAACTTCCAAATCTCATTTGCCTTCTGGACCAAGTGAACTTAATGACCAATCTATCCCtctttttcatattaattttcAGAATTGTCATCATCATGTGTTTTGGGTGTTAACTATTTTGCTAAATGACCAAAAACACCATTAGCCTCTTGTAAGtgtaaattcatttaaaatatcatgcattataaaatgtaaaattcatTTCCAACGTACttaattgaaatccaatatTCTTCAAATTGTCATGGTTTTTAATTtccatgaaaaattattatcataAACATCATCAATATATCAAAGTATTactcaattaaaaaagttgtcaatTGCTTAGAGACAATGCGTAGAAAGATCTTCGAATGGATCTTATAAGATGATTGAAAAAGAGAATTTCAAATGGCCCTCACCCATTTTTATAGGCAATTGTAACTAGAGATGTTATTTTTCACTCTTCAAGGAATTAATGCAAGTATGTTGTACAATTTCgtgacattttttttggttcatagTTATAGCCAATATGAAAGAATAATTACAAGTCATTAATCAATTGAATTTCAGTACTAATCCTTTCTGCATAGCACAAACTCTTATGTTCGGACATGCAAACTTCACATATTGATTGGATAAAACATTGTATAACGATCATCCATTTTCGATTAATTGGCTATTATTTGATTATTAGCAATAATTTTCATTGTAGCTCCCTGAATCAATCTATTCACCCAAGTGTCAAAATTAATTCAAAGGTAAAGCAGTCATAACATATACTTGAAATTTTTGCGAAATTTTACCGAACACTCACCAATCAAATTTCACTAATCCTCGCTAGTTGTCAATAGACCAATAATCTAAACTTCCTTGTTTCTAGACATGCAAACATAACATACAGATTGGCCAAAACATTGTATATCTATTACCCCTAAGTCAATGAATTGGTAATAATTTTGTCATTGTCAATCGCCAATCGATGACTAAATCATGTATGGAACTAATTTGTATATTAAAGGGGCAAATAGATACGAATATACGAGTCTAATTTTTGGCTGAATTccataaaatacaataaaataaaggaaaagaaagtaaaacaGTTAATTagcaaattatttttaaaagcaCACAAAGGTAATTTTACATGAGTGTGAAAAGGAAGAAATCTTGACCTTCAAATGTCGACAACAAAAAAGTTTATGGTCGTAATATATGTTGCTTACAAGGGTATAATAATAACACAAAACCTTATATAAACCAAAGGTGTGGAGTGGAGTCTCATCTATTGGTACCCAAATCTAACGTACATATTAcatgtatttagaaacaaacacaaagaagATGAGCAACTTTTGCGGCTCCCACAATATTGTGATGTTCACAATTTGCTTCATGATCTTCACGATCACTGCAACTTCAATGGCCACCGACATCGAGGAAGACCCAATATTCGAACTGAATAGCCAAGAAGAAATGGTGCATTTGGCTGGATATGGAGAAGAGAAGCTCTCCACCGTGCTAGTCACTGGTTCGGTTCATTGTCAGGCTTGCCTGCATGGTCATGAAGCTCAACTTACTGAATGGCCCATATCAGGTTAGTAAAAGATCATTATATTGCATGCTATGTTTGAGTTATAATTTGATCACaatcttcctcttccttttaaTACTTTCCCTTGTAAATGGTATGCTTTAGTGCTTTGTGAAGTTATATTTATCACAACTTTTTGTATTGTTCGAAGGTCACATAATGGAAAATTAGGCTAATGAGCAAAACTTCTTGGAACCTTTGATATTTAATGCACTACAAGCTAGTTAATTTTGACTCTCTAGTATAATTCCTTCAGTTCATGTTTTTCATGCTTGTCCTCATATCATATTACAATGATTTCCTGTTGCTTTTTATATATTGGTTAGAGAATGCAAATTTTACATCTTTTCCTAGCATTTTATGTTAGGATAAGAGGATGTAGGAGTATGAAATAGAGCAAGTACTTGAAAAATGTTTTAAGGTTTACTGAGTTTTGAGTGCTTGTTGTACTGAATTGTTATTGcttccaaaatattaataatgatAGTAATAATTTAGGGTGTTCCTTAAGGTCACATGCCAGCCCGACTAAAACCCAGTAGTTTGGTAGTTCCATATTTTAGTAAAGGCTTGTGCCCAAGTAATTTGCTCCGCCAGATTGTGCAGAGAACGGTTCTTTAAAGCGTTTAACGTTGAATCTTCATATGCATGGATTGGTTTATAAgtaattataacatttattgttgtaATTTGCAgtgtctttcttttcttttcttacttcttctctctttttctttttctttctctttctttttctttttctttttctttatttctttttctttttcttgtttttttctttttctttatttcttttttaaaattcgATAGTTATAGAACAATATTGAGAATGAGAATTTGAAGTTTGATATATCCctcttccctctctttcttctttttccaaagaagccAAAAAAATGTGTACTTAAAAACGGAGATCCCACATCAATAGCAACATCTCTCAATAAATACTGACACATAAAATAATTCTGATTTAAATGAAAAGCAGAAACattattttgagtttatgaTTTCTCGATATGTATATAATTATGCTGAAAACAACCACCTCCCTCTCCCaaagaatataaagaataaaatgaagaaGCCACATTCGTAGGGGCctctttcaataaattttcaaaaaataaagaataacaCCCATCTAAATGAAAAGCATAAACATAATTTGCATGTATGATTTTTTGTCAAGGATTAATTATTCTGAAAACAACCATTCAATTTGTAGGAGTTGAAAAGGATGTATTAGTTGAATTTAATATAagattattataaaattaaagttgagCATACATATTGGGTCCCAGTATACTATGACCAATGAAAGAGATTTATAAACGAAGGTCCCAATATTTAACTTTGCCCTTTGTACACAAATATTTAACTTTGCCCTCTGTACACTAAGATAATGTGCATTGTCAAGAACCTTGTAGCTTAGTAATTTTGTAAGATTTACAAAATGAGAAGAACTAGGTTTAAATCTCCCTTCCTTCACTTGTCATAagccccacacacacacaaggacAAGGTGCATTCTTCAATGCATCATGATTATGGGTGCACACATCATTATAATCATCATTATCACCATCATGTGGTTTAAAATCTGCAGGTGCTTTGGTCGGTGTTAACTGCCATAACAGTGGAAAGAAGAGCAGATCAAGATGGGAACAAGCTAGAACAGATGAATTTGGAGATTTCACTTTTGATCTTCCTTCCCAACTTCATTCAATTCCCAACTTGGAACAAAAATGTTCTGTTAAAGTTCTGAAAATACCAAAGAACTCACCCTGTCAACCAACTTACGTCAAGAAACAAAAGGGACTAAAACTATTATCACTTGGGAATGGCATCCGTACTTACAGTGCCGGAACGATTAGATTCATGGATTTGACTTCTAGACCTTTGCAAGCATGCATGAAGAAGAATGGTAACAAAGAGATGCAACGATAGATATCTAATTGATAAGCAGATAGGGATCAGAACCATGGCTCATTATTTTGGATGGCGCTTTAGTCACAGCATTGAGTTAACAAGAGTTTCATCCCTCTCTGTCGGTTGTATAAGATGCACAGGTATAGAGGAAAACAATAACATATGTAGCATGTGTGTACAGTATGTTCTCATAAAGCAAGCTATGAGCTGATAAATACCATGTGGATGATACTATTAGAGTtcttccaaaaaagaaatagaaataatcgAGTTGTAGAATCAATAAGAGAATTACTTGAGAATAAAGAGTTTCTAGATTTTCTGCAATCATTACATTTCTAAAGAAACATCAATGTAAACCAACCAGAGAAATTTTGCACCCAAGACTTATTAATGGGAAGAAAACATGGCAGATGCACCCACCAGTAAAATCTTGAATgcattacaaatttaaaaaccaATCAGGACTCCTCCACAACCTTTTGCTCAGCTCCAGAAACAATGTACTTTGCAACATCAGCACAGCAAGTTAGCTTATCAGCTTTCTCGTCAGGGATATCAAGGGAGAATTCTTGCTCAAAAGCCATTACGAGTTCTACCCTGTCTAAACTGTCCAGGCTTAAGTCTTTCTGAAAATCCGCTGTTTCAGTAACCTGTTTCAAGTGTCAAGTGAAAATAACATATTCCCTCTAACTGTTAGcccttttaaaaataaatctatgTCAAACATAGAACATTATTGAACAAGCACGGTTCTGTATATACCAAAGCAAACAATAGACACAGCATAAAAAGTggtttattgtttaaaaacatttttaagaTGGACAAATAATACAGTCTATAGTAATATAGGATACCATTCATTACCTTAGAGGCatcaattttatcaaatttcttAACCAGTCCAATCACTCGATCCATTATTTGATCAGGACAAGTTACTGTTGATGAGCACATCTGGCGGCTTAGTCGCTTGAGCACATTCTGTTTCTCAGCTAACAACCAACTTTCAGCTGATCCACTCACCCTAACATGCCTCAAAACGGAAATTCTTATGCTTTGCATGTTCAGGAGAGCTGAAAAAGCCAAATGAATAAACTCATATAACGCTATATCAAGTAAAGGCACACAGATTGAATTGGATAAAGGATATAGGTACCTGAATAATAACTGTTTATCACCAAGATGGAGGTCAATCAAGGAATTAGGAAATCCAAACCAGTTAGGAAGGTTCTCAACATCTAAATTATGCATATCAGTTTTAAGGAATGAGTTTAGCTTGTCTTAACTTGGACTCATGCAAAAACTACAATGTTCTGGATTCAAGATTAGATCAAATATATAACATAGACTCAAATGCAGCTACTAAGGTCCAGCATGTGAAACTACTTGTCTACTTCATCATTGcaaaatacaagaaatattCTCTGAAATGGAAAATACCAAGAACTAAAGAAGAATTTTGACTTCTTGTAGTTTTTATGCAACTGTTTGGTTACTGGGACCGCAAACTGTATCGTATGCCACTGAGGAAACTTCTAGGAAAAGTCCTAGTTTAAAAGTGAAGACAAGCAGAACAATCATGTGAAACTTGCAGAGTAAAGTCTAGTCTATGCTCAAGAAACTTGTATAATACGGCTTACTAGTAGAAAACCTTGCATTTTACAAGCTGATCAATGATGCCACGCATGACATATGCAAACTATTTGACACTATCCCAAGTTTCTATTCCAATGAAGGCAAAGTAGAAATTGTGAAAAATCACTTAGTTCTAGATTTCTTTTATCAAACAGTTGATGGTTCCTAAatcctttttccttcttatttatttattttttatttttatataagtaagaTTTGTTATATTGCAAAAAGACTAACATGGAGTAGCCTAAAGAATACACAAAACTAGAATTATGCATAAAGGGATGACTCTTTAAATCCAGGGATGGAACTAGTGCTAATGTATCCCCATGCTCTAGACCAATAGAATAAAGAACCACAAATAAAGCTACCAAAGGGGTCCTCGTTGTTTACACGTCCTCACACAAACACGATTTTGCTCCCGCCAAATTGTCTACATCAAACACAATGGGACTAAATTCCAAATGTCCGATAAATGCTTACCAAACCAAATTCCTAAATCCTGACGTGCCTAATTTGTTGATTACTATCTTCTCACTTTTTTAGCAAATAGTACAAACACTTGGTGCGCATAGAACATTAGAGCCTAAATTTGAATTCACCTACACAATTTGTGTGGAAGTGGGTGAAAAATTTGATCTGGGTTTAGGACCATAAGCCAAAGATTAAAGCAAACTACCAATAACATTTGTCAAATATTTTGAAGAAACAACCAAATTTTGCTGTCAAAAAAGCTTAATTCAATATACAAATTTAGGAACTCAAAACAAACTACAGAGCCCATATTTGACATAAAACCAAGATGGGTTTTCCAATATTAAGCAAATGAAGTCACACGAGCTATCTACACTACGATTTCAAAAGGCCATTAGACATTACATAAAGAGAAATATTGAAGTTGATAGAAAACTAGTGCTAGTTACTACTAGGTAGCATTATTGGGTAACATGGGTGTGTCAGAATGAGGAACGCAAAGGAACAAACATAAGGAAGCAAAGCAAGAAGTGATCGAACACTCACGAGTCACGAGAATTGGAGCTGTGCTTGGATCGTTTTCGTTTGGTCGATAAAAATGGTCCTTAGTGCTGTTTAGGTGTTTGCTTTATTGTCGCAAAGAagtcaaaatcaaatttaagaCACCTGTCGGCTTTCCTCGTCGTCCAAGTCCCTTCATGGGTGAATTTTAAGGTTGGCAGCCTAGGCCCAACCTATCATTAGGTACCTACCCAGTCCATATCAAAACTCAGTGTCAccaaattttttgacaattttaatCGGtgggtaattttattttttaaaaatcggTCGGTAATTATTAAAGACcggtatataaatatatatatatatatattttttttttttaattttccttttatcaTTGCGTATCTTTGACGTAATGATCACTTCATAAGTATAAATACATGTAGGGTGTGGGAGACAAATGTCAAGATTTAAGTATCTAAGAAAGAGATATACACTTAGGGAATGTTTGGTAGAGTGGattttaggaaaattaaaaaatatatatatgaggagTGAAAACTTTTTGgagggtgtttggttggaaggagAGAAGGAAAAGAGATGGTGGGACTCAGGTGTTTTTTCACCgaacccaccaaaaaaatttctccccaGAAAACTAGAGGAGAAAAAATGAAGCACCTAGGGGGGACAAAAATGCTTGTGCAAGTGCATAGGGGTTTTGTCCGTGCctagatgctttttttttcttcgtccacttgctctttttttttttcttcgttcactttaaaatatacatttttttttgttaaaaagtgtattactttttttttattatcacatacacaatttttttgctaaaaaaatgtgatgcgtttttgttttatttaatggggacataattgaaaatttaaaccaaCTTCATTCTtccatcctctcatttttcatctcaaccaaacaaataagttttctATCTCTCCACTTTTTCAACCTCCCATCTAAACACAAATAggagaaaactaaatattttctatcctcctatttttctattctttcccaattttctatcctcttacttttctactcctccaaccaaacatactcTTAGATTATTTTAGAATacaatttctatcttatataaaaaaaaaggactaaataaccttaatttttcaactatataGCAAAATACTCATGTTTTGGAAATGTTGAGTTCAACCTAGAATTCAACATAAATAATGTTgagttctatgcatattttgccacaaaattctttttttgaaggTTTTTCATAGACACTTAAAAATTTGCATAGAACTCGACATCATCAATATCAAGTTCCAAAATAGTAGTATTTGGCTGTATAGTTTGAAAAAGTGACTACTTGACTACGTAGTTAACAAATTAATGCTAAACAACCATTTTCCCCCTACAAACTATGTATATTATAAGCTTAAATGATTTATTGTAGGGTCCTGTTAATGGGTGCCCTTAGGCTATTTGTTAATGGACCATTTTAGAAAtgttttaatatcacttttttgagaaacataaaaaggctataaaaaaatcaattactttttttccccacaaaattttctaaaaatacttCCTAACCTAATGCCCTTACAACATCCCTTAACTTTTTCCTTCATTGTAATAAACTTAAGCAGAGTAAGTATGTATTTGTTAAGAACTTTTCTTTGTGGATGTATTAGAGCCATCTTGTGGCCTTTAATAGATCCGCACTCCGAACATCACCAATGACAGTTACAAGATTGTTAAACCTCTATTTAACATCATCAATCTTGTTAAATCTTGAAACAAACCTCACAAATCCATTTCTCTTTACAAGATTAGTCAAGTGACTTGAATCTAAGTCAAACATTGTTTTAAAAAGTAGCCAATACAACAACAAAAGTCAtagttctaaaatttttaaggttACTAAGGATGAACATGATGAGTTCTTAttgcattactttttttttttaaatgaaaattcaaacatATCTATCTTAATCTTGTGGCAATTTCCTTTTCAAATCACATCAAGATGAACTTGGAAGAAGTAGGGATTCTAGGGAAGGCTACTTCGGGAATTCGGATTATGGTAGGGTCATAAGAGCTGGCAATGGTGCTATCATGTGGAATTGAACAGGTCTCCTCTAAGAATCAAAGATACAACCTTTGCAAAAGCAGAAACTCTCCAGCGTGGCCATTGTTTTGTCCAAACTATTGATTCTTTTTCAAGTCATCATATCTTCATAATAACAATTCAATAGATTAGTTAGGATTGGCcatatgtgtattttttttttttttttccgtttattatattatatccaAAGTCATACACTctattaatttcttaatttactTGTCATTTGTTACTActtttgttaatattattttttgtcttctattaccttttttttttttggttccctTAATTTGAATAAACTCACCATTTCTCATTTGTTTATTAATTGCTCTCCTCTTACCATGATCGAACCATTTTAACAGATTTTCCTCCTCTTTTAATcaacaaaggtttttttttttttttttttttgagcaaataATCAACAAAGGTAACTCCTCTCTTTAGGCTATTGTTCTCATTTCTATTAGATAGAACCCTAGCCTCACTTTGATACCCATTTGAATAAATGAAACCTGTATGtatttttataactaaataGATATCAATTGACAACAATTTGAACAATGTTTATGCAAGTTTCTAAACAAGATGATAATAGATGAGTTATTATCAATCCATATAGCTTAAACCAGTTCTTCAGAACAACTGGGTTTATAGGATGATTTGTGAAGGTGATAAAATAATCTGATGGGCCGACCTTAATGGGCCGGACGGATTAAAACTGTTGGGCCTGTGTAAAGATGGTCCCACGCACCTCAAAGGCCCATCGCTCACAGGTGTagtaagggcccatgatccgaaatctctattgcctagaaaagccctaagatccaataagggaaattgtatcagagtcccacattggaaagatctggaagTCAAGAAGAAAAACCAGCTCTCTATTACTATAAAAGGAGTAACattcacgcaaatcaaggtacgaaAAATTGACCCTCCCTAACACTCTAGAGTAAagagacgaattctgacttgaccttcggagagtatttggccggccccacaccggtgctctctaaaggttttctttcgatCGTTTTTGTCGTGCAGGTTCGATTTTGAgccgcgagtacggtgtgacccattggtgacaattttcGACGTCATCAATTTGATTATCTAATATATTTACACATGTATGCACGCAATCATGGGTCAAAATGtgttgacaattttttttcttcaactcctattcataaaaaaataacggTAAAACTTATTACGTATACCATTTTGCACGCATGCTCATACACACAAGTGAATTTAAACTGAAATTATGAGTTTATGAATAcatgattttaaattttcaattgccTGTGTGGCTATGTCACTGTGTGTAAGGACATGCGTGCAAAATGGTGTATGTAATTAATACtgtccaaaaaatatataaaatattaataattatatttgcATAAAACAAATGGTACACAACATATCTAACCATAAAGAGGAGAAATTAGATAAATTGAAAACCTTAAAGTTAATTGAATGATACTTCATCCATTTCCAACCTATATAATAAGCTTTgggtttaaataaaaatatatgtctTACTTGCATTTGGAACGTGTTATAACACAGTTGGAAATCCATACTCAAACAAATTGTTTActaattcttctcaaaaaaaaaaaaaaaaaatcgtttactaattataatattggtatggatttaatttttacaaatctcTTCACAATTTGAATGCTAAAGTACTTTTAAAGTAATTTGATGAGTttcatctattaaaaaaaaactccaaaatcCATCTATATCAAAGGCAACCTAAGTCTAGTTCAATGTTGCCAATACAAAATAAGAAAGTAAACAATACTAGTAGCAATCtggaatataaaaataaataaataacccacaAAAGGtgtttttacttgttttgttcCTTTAGTCAAATCAATATCCGTAAAAATACCATTCATACCTTTaaatttgaggattttttttaaaatttttatttttaatctctgAGTTATGAAAATCTCAAGTGGTACAatatcatcaatattttttttttccattaatatATGTTAGAATATTTTCATTAAcccaccatttttttaaaacataaaaataacgTCATTTTTAGGCAAACTGACATTGAAAATATGATGGATCATATTAAAATAGGTATATTATATAATTGGTGAGAGTAAGGGTGTCAAAATCGGAATCCTACGTAAGATCGTCGGAAGTAGGTGGGATTGTGGATTGTAAGATCCTacatatttttggatttaaagtaaaaaaacacattgataatgactttgtatgttgaataatcacgtaaattgtgaatttatccatgaaaaaacaaagatttgCATAATATGATGCAATTTGCATGCTATATATCGCTATGTTTatactaacaaaacaaatatatttaaattttgaccaatATATCTAAAAAGTccaataaatgtttaattagcaacctCTGAATCCAAACGCTtactaagggtatgtttggtaaagTGAATTTTAGGAAGgatgaatatatatatgaagagtGGGAACTTTttggagtgtgtttggttgggaggagaagagggaaaagagaaggtGGGGCCCGGGTGTTTTCTCATCAGGCctaccaaaaagttttctccctAAAATGGGAGAAAACTAGAGGAGAAAAAATGAAGCACCTAGTGGGACAAAAATGCCTATGCAAGTGCATAGGGGTTTTGTCCATGCccagatgcttttttttttcttcgtccACTtgccctcttttttttttttttttttttttttccttgtccaCTTGcacataaacaatttttttgccaaaaaaatgtattacctttttttttttatcacatacacaattttttttgccaaaaaaatgtgttacttttttgttttatttaatggggacaaaattgaaaatttaaaccaaCTTCACTCTTCcatcctctcattttttcttctcaaccaaacaaataagttttctATCTCTTCACATTCCCAGCCTCCCATCCAAACACAAATAGgagaaaactaaatcttttctatccttccacttttctatcctcttccaattttctatcctcccacttttctactcctccaaccaaacggactcTTAGATTTTTCTAGAGTacaatttctatcttgtattaaaaaaaaaaaaaaaaagactaaataaCCCTAGTTTTTCAACTATATAGCAAAATACTCATGTTTTGGAAATGTTGAGTTCAACCTAGAATTCAACATAAACAATGTTgagttttatgcatattttgccataaaattctttttttgaagatttttcattgacacttaaaaatatgcatagaacttGACATCAGCAATATCAAGTTCCAAAATAATAGTATTTTGCTGTATAGTTTGAAAAAGTAACTACTTGACTACGTAGTTAATAGATTAATGCTACAACCATTTTTCCCCTACAAACTATGTATATTATAAGCTTAAATGATTTATTGTAGGGTCCTATTAATAGGTGCCCTTAGGTTATTTGTTAGTGAACCATTTTAGAAAtgttttaatatcacttttatgagaaacaTAAAAaggctataaaaaaaatcaattacattttttccccccaaaatttttacaaaatatttcctAACCTAATGCCCTTACAAcatccattaactttttccTTCATTGTAATAAACTTAAGCAGAGTAAGTAAGTATTTGTTAAGAACTTTTCTTTGTGGATGTATTAGAGCCATCTTGTGGCCTTTAATAGATCCGCACTCCGAACATCACCAATGACAGTTACTAGATTGTTAAACCTCTGTTTAACTTCATCAATCTTGTCAAATCTTGAAACAAACCTCACAAATCCATTTCTCTTCACAAGATTAGTCAAGTGACTTGAATCTAAGTCAACCATTGTTTTAAAAAGTAGCCAATACAACAACAAAAgtcatagttttaaaatttttaaggctACTAAGGATGAACATGACGAGTTCTTAttgcattacttttttttttttaaaaaaatgaaaattcaaacatATCTATCTCAATCTTGTGGAAATTTCCTCTTCAAATCACATCAAGATGAACTTGGAAGGAGTAGGGATTCTAGGGAAGGCTACTCCGGGGATTCGGATTATGGTGGGGTCATAAGAGCTAGCAATGGTGCTATCATGTGGAATTGAACAGGTCTCCTCTAAGAATCAAAGATGCAACCTTTGCAAAAGCAGAAACTCTCCAGAGCGGCCATTGTTTTGTCCAAACTATTGATT encodes:
- the LOC115992243 gene encoding uncharacterized protein LOC115992243, giving the protein MYLETNTKKMSNFCGSHNIVMFTICFMIFTITATSMATDIEEDPIFELNSQEEMVHLAGYGEEKLSTVLVTGSVHCQACLHGHEAQLTEWPISGALVGVNCHNSGKKSRSRWEQARTDEFGDFTFDLPSQLHSIPNLEQKCSVKVLKIPKNSPCQPTYVKKQKGLKLLSLGNGIRTYSAGTIRFMDLTSRPLQACMKKNGNKEMQR
- the LOC115992244 gene encoding acyl carrier protein 3, mitochondrial, which produces MQSIRISVLRHVRVSGSAESWLLAEKQNVLKRLSRQMCSSTVTCPDQIMDRVIGLVKKFDKIDASKVTETADFQKDLSLDSLDRVELVMAFEQEFSLDIPDEKADKLTCCADVAKYIVSGAEQKVVEES